One region of Flavobacterium pisciphilum genomic DNA includes:
- a CDS encoding O-acetylhomoserine aminocarboxypropyltransferase/cysteine synthase family protein, producing the protein MSTQKFATNALHAGHDVTKNGSTRAVPIYQTSSYVFNNSDHASNLFSLAEAGFIYTRLNNPTNDVLEQRLAALEGGIGAVVTASGASAIATTLLTLLKAGDHIVASNSLYGGTYNLLKVTLPRLGITTTFVDPSKAENFTKAAKENTRVFFVESLGNPKLDVLDLKAISTEAKAFKVPFIVDNTVPTPYLLNPIEYGANIVIHSLTKYISGNGTSLGGAIIDAGTFDWANGKFPEFTEPSAGYHGLIYNEVLGNAAFIAKARIEGLRDFGSALSPFNAFQIIQGLETLPIRIKKHSENALALASWLELQDDVVWVNYPGLKSNKYYDLGQKYLPKGQSGIITFGLKGGFEAAKKVADETKLFSLLANIGDTKSLIIHPASTTHQQLSEEEQASTGVSKDLIRLSVGIEDIDDLIADLQAVFKNIKSAQLA; encoded by the coding sequence ATGAGCACACAAAAATTTGCAACAAACGCACTACACGCAGGACATGACGTTACTAAAAATGGAAGTACACGAGCTGTTCCAATTTATCAAACATCTTCTTATGTTTTTAATAACTCAGATCATGCGTCCAATTTATTTAGTCTTGCCGAAGCAGGTTTTATATACACAAGACTAAACAACCCAACAAATGATGTTTTAGAACAACGTTTGGCAGCATTAGAAGGAGGTATTGGAGCTGTTGTTACAGCATCAGGAGCATCGGCAATTGCAACGACTTTGTTAACCTTACTAAAAGCAGGAGATCATATCGTAGCTTCGAATAGTCTATATGGAGGAACTTATAATTTATTAAAAGTTACTTTGCCAAGATTAGGAATTACAACCACATTTGTAGATCCATCAAAAGCAGAAAATTTTACCAAAGCGGCAAAGGAAAATACCAGAGTGTTTTTTGTAGAGTCATTAGGGAATCCAAAATTAGATGTACTGGATTTAAAAGCAATTTCGACAGAAGCCAAAGCATTTAAAGTGCCATTTATAGTCGATAATACAGTGCCAACTCCCTATTTACTTAATCCGATTGAATATGGAGCAAATATTGTAATTCATTCATTGACTAAATATATTTCAGGAAATGGAACGTCTTTAGGAGGAGCAATAATCGATGCAGGTACTTTTGATTGGGCAAACGGTAAATTTCCTGAATTTACAGAACCATCTGCAGGTTACCACGGATTAATATATAATGAAGTATTAGGAAATGCTGCATTTATAGCCAAAGCACGTATAGAAGGATTGCGTGATTTTGGTTCGGCATTGAGCCCGTTTAATGCTTTCCAGATTATTCAAGGATTAGAGACGTTGCCAATTCGTATTAAGAAGCATAGCGAAAACGCATTGGCATTGGCATCTTGGCTAGAATTACAAGATGATGTAGTTTGGGTAAATTATCCAGGTTTAAAATCAAATAAATATTATGACTTAGGACAGAAATATTTACCAAAAGGACAAAGTGGAATTATCACTTTTGGATTAAAAGGAGGTTTTGAAGCTGCCAAAAAAGTAGCTGATGAAACTAAGCTATTCTCGCTTCTGGCAAATATTGGAGATACCAAGTCATTAATTATCCACCCAGCTAGTACAACGCACCAACAATTATCAGAAGAAGAACAAGCTTCAACAGGAGTTTCAAAAGATTTGATTCGACTTTCAGTAGGAATTGAAGATATCGATGATTTAATAGCCGATTTACAAGCGGTTTTCAAAAATATAAAAAGTGCTCAATTAGCATAA
- a CDS encoding aspartate kinase: MSKLKINIILFGIGNIGSTLINQIIESQAFFSENKSIDLRFPIITNSTLAFFEKEGAENAWEANFVHLAIPFKVEDIIAFAKENAFENLIAVDATASDELVDHYIPLIQNGFNIVAVNKKANTLPINFYKELRENLKKYDKEFLYETSVDTGFPVLQTIRDLYNSGEKITKIRGVFSDSLSYVFNRFSSEETCFSEVLKDAEKLQLITSDYERDLSGNDVAEKLLILIREIGKDFEFSDIKTTPILDHNQYDINAKTKRVLNKEVLDKSFKIAKITQADNHVLRYVGEYNVLDNKLEVKLVSESTKTAIGQLKGSDTVFEIYTQSYGNIPIVIQSAAAGREAIARGVITDILKVAEKIKNKEAIWA; this comes from the coding sequence ATGTCAAAGCTTAAAATAAATATCATCCTTTTTGGAATAGGAAATATTGGAAGTACATTAATAAATCAGATAATCGAAAGCCAAGCATTTTTTAGCGAAAATAAAAGCATTGATTTGAGATTTCCTATCATAACCAATTCAACATTGGCGTTTTTTGAAAAGGAAGGGGCAGAGAATGCATGGGAAGCTAATTTTGTACATCTTGCTATTCCATTTAAAGTAGAGGATATTATTGCTTTTGCAAAAGAAAATGCATTCGAAAACTTAATTGCTGTAGATGCAACTGCAAGCGATGAATTGGTAGATCATTATATTCCATTAATCCAAAACGGATTTAATATCGTGGCAGTAAATAAAAAAGCCAATACATTGCCAATTAATTTTTATAAAGAATTAAGAGAGAACCTTAAAAAATACGATAAAGAGTTTTTGTATGAGACCTCTGTAGATACTGGTTTCCCAGTATTGCAAACAATTAGAGATTTGTACAATTCGGGAGAGAAAATAACCAAAATAAGAGGTGTTTTTTCAGATTCATTAAGTTATGTTTTTAATCGATTTTCGTCGGAAGAAACTTGTTTTTCAGAGGTGTTAAAAGATGCCGAAAAATTACAACTAATAACCTCTGATTATGAGAGAGATTTATCAGGTAATGATGTGGCAGAGAAACTACTTATTCTAATTAGAGAGATTGGGAAGGATTTTGAATTCTCAGATATAAAAACTACACCGATTTTAGATCACAATCAATATGATATAAATGCAAAAACAAAACGAGTACTCAATAAAGAGGTATTGGATAAGTCTTTTAAAATTGCAAAAATCACACAGGCCGATAATCATGTCTTAAGATATGTTGGGGAGTATAATGTTTTAGATAATAAACTAGAGGTAAAATTAGTTTCAGAATCTACCAAAACGGCAATTGGACAATTAAAAGGATCAGATACAGTTTTTGAAATTTATACACAATCTTACGGAAACATTCCGATAGTTATTCAAAGTGCAGCCGCAGGAAGAGAAGCTATAGCCAGAGGAGTTATAACAGACATTCTAAAAGTTGCCGAAAAGATAAAAAATAAAGAAGCTATTTGGGCTTAG
- a CDS encoding trans-sulfuration enzyme family protein: MNEQEFGFETQAIRTQLERSQYLEHSVPLYLSSSFVFEDAEDMRASFTEEKERNIYSRFSNPNTTEFVDKICKMEGAEAGYAFATGMAAVYSTFAALLNAGDHIVSASSVFGSTHALFVTYFPKWNIETSYFDINKPETIESFIKPNTKILYAESPTNPGVDVIDLELLGTIAKKHNLILIIDNCFATPYIQQPIKHGAHLVVHSATKLIDGQGRVLGGVTVGNEDLIRQIYLFSRNTGPALSPFNAWILSKSLETLVVRVEKHCENALKVAEFLEGHPSVKSIKYPFLKSHPQYEIAKKQMLLGGNIIAFEINGGIEAGRKFLNKIKLCSLSANIGDTRTIVTHPASTTHSKLSEEDQLAVGITQGLVRVSVGLETVKDVIADLEQALS, from the coding sequence ATGAACGAACAAGAATTTGGCTTTGAAACTCAAGCCATAAGAACACAATTAGAAAGATCACAGTATTTAGAGCATTCGGTGCCATTGTACTTATCATCAAGTTTTGTATTTGAAGATGCCGAAGATATGCGAGCTTCTTTTACAGAAGAAAAAGAAAGAAATATTTACAGCCGTTTTAGCAATCCAAACACAACTGAGTTTGTAGATAAAATTTGCAAAATGGAAGGGGCAGAAGCGGGTTATGCTTTTGCAACTGGAATGGCAGCGGTGTATTCTACTTTTGCAGCTTTATTAAATGCAGGTGACCATATTGTGTCTGCAAGTAGTGTTTTTGGTTCAACTCATGCGTTGTTTGTTACCTATTTCCCAAAGTGGAATATTGAGACTTCGTATTTTGATATTAATAAACCTGAAACTATTGAGAGTTTTATTAAACCCAATACAAAAATATTGTATGCTGAGTCGCCTACAAACCCTGGAGTTGATGTAATCGATTTGGAGTTGTTAGGAACAATTGCTAAGAAACACAATTTGATTTTAATCATTGATAACTGTTTTGCAACACCATACATTCAGCAGCCTATAAAACACGGAGCGCATTTGGTAGTGCATTCTGCTACTAAATTAATTGATGGTCAAGGTCGTGTTTTAGGAGGAGTAACAGTTGGAAATGAAGATTTAATAAGACAGATTTATTTGTTTTCAAGAAATACAGGTCCGGCATTGTCTCCTTTTAATGCTTGGATTTTATCTAAAAGTTTAGAAACTTTGGTTGTGCGTGTTGAGAAACATTGTGAAAATGCATTAAAAGTTGCTGAGTTCCTTGAAGGACATCCAAGTGTGAAAAGTATAAAATACCCATTCTTGAAATCGCACCCACAATATGAAATCGCCAAAAAACAAATGCTTTTAGGTGGAAATATTATTGCTTTTGAGATTAATGGAGGAATAGAAGCTGGTAGAAAATTTTTGAATAAAATAAAATTATGTTCATTGTCAGCTAATATTGGCGATACAAGAACAATTGTTACGCATCCAGCTTCAACTACGCATAGTAAATTGTCTGAAGAAGATCAATTAGCAGTAGGTATCACACAAGGTTTAGTGCGTGTTTCTGTTGGTTTGGAAACGGTAAAAGATGTAATTGCTGATTTAGAGCAAGCACTATCTTAA
- a CDS encoding alpha/beta fold hydrolase: protein MYKSKITKDLKLENKTNPITLSNFVTESGASYATINLSYELFGLPLHTAPIVLVNHALTGNAQVTGEDGWWNDLIGDAKTIDTTKYTILAFNVPGNGYNGTSIENHADFTARDIARIFIKGIEFLKIDQLYAIIGGSVGGGIAWEILALEPQITKHLIPIATDWKATDWLIANCYLQEQILKNSSKPIEDARIHAMLCYRSPDSLKEKFQRTKNEELAVFNVESWLGHHGKKLQKRYQISSYKLMNQLLKTIDITRNTADFKTLLSKTTADIHIIGINSDLFFTAKENQETYQELKKFKENVSYSEIDSVHGHDAFLIEYKQLDNLLASIF from the coding sequence ATGTACAAATCAAAAATTACAAAAGATTTGAAATTGGAAAATAAAACCAACCCGATTACATTAAGCAATTTTGTCACCGAAAGTGGCGCTTCGTATGCAACGATAAACCTAAGTTATGAACTTTTTGGTTTGCCGCTACACACTGCACCTATAGTTTTGGTAAATCATGCATTAACAGGAAATGCTCAAGTTACGGGCGAAGATGGTTGGTGGAATGACTTGATTGGTGATGCAAAAACCATCGATACTACTAAATATACAATTCTAGCCTTTAATGTTCCTGGAAATGGATATAATGGCACCTCAATTGAGAATCATGCAGACTTTACCGCTAGAGATATTGCTCGAATTTTTATAAAAGGAATTGAGTTCCTAAAAATCGACCAGTTATATGCAATTATAGGCGGTTCAGTAGGTGGAGGAATTGCATGGGAAATACTAGCATTAGAACCTCAAATTACTAAACATTTAATACCGATTGCAACTGATTGGAAAGCTACCGATTGGTTAATTGCAAACTGCTATTTGCAAGAGCAAATCCTAAAAAACTCTTCTAAGCCAATAGAAGATGCAAGAATTCACGCGATGTTATGTTACCGTTCACCAGATTCTTTAAAAGAGAAGTTCCAAAGAACTAAAAATGAAGAATTAGCTGTTTTTAATGTAGAAAGCTGGTTGGGACATCATGGGAAAAAGTTGCAAAAAAGGTATCAAATCTCATCATATAAATTAATGAATCAGTTGCTAAAAACAATTGATATAACAAGGAATACAGCTGATTTTAAAACCTTACTATCAAAGACAACTGCTGATATTCACATCATAGGAATTAATTCGGATCTGTTTTTTACAGCAAAGGAAAATCAGGAGACTTATCAAGAATTAAAAAAGTTCAAGGAGAATGTTTCTTATAGCGAGATAGATTCAGTTCACGGACATGATGCTTTTTTAATCGAGTACAAACAATTAGATAATTTGCTTGCATCTATTTTTTAG
- the thrA gene encoding bifunctional aspartate kinase/homoserine dehydrogenase I, with product MKILKFGGKSLSNGEGLNKVVSIIIDKINQGEKIAVVVSARGNATDELEDILTIASKNGNYKPLLESFKTYQISEYKNVDFSEEFEVLDKLFEGVSLIGDYSKKIKDQILSKGELLSAKLLTAILIEKGVPANFADSRELLKTDSKFGDAQLLEQLSKKNVINYFKQYNGSTVNVVTGFIGSNNNNDTTTLGRNGSNYTASLLANYLDAEELQNFTHVDGIYTANPDLVSDAKKIEYLSFNEANELANFGATILHAKTIIPLIEKSIPLRILNTFNHENRGTLITSDSAKEGIKTLSVLENLSLVNLEGRGLLGKAGVDARIFKVMGDNDISVSIISQGSSERGIGLVVATDKATTAMIELEKEFENDFYSKDVNQITVTDNVSVISIIGQDLSTFHKPYTALIKNKIVPILFNNTVTGKNVSLVVKKSELNKALNVIHGEIFGVSKKINIAVFGHGLVGGTLINQILESAASIEKRKDIKLNVFAIANSKKVLLNKNGVTTNWKKDVEDNGVAYTINDVIAYANEHHLENLIAIDNTASATFVENYISLIESSFDLISSNKVANTLSYGFYKELRKALANNQKNYLYETNVGAGLPLIDTIKLLHLSGENITKIKGVFSGTLSYLFNNFSAKELPFSQILQEAIDNGYTEPDPREDLCGNDVGRKLLILARELDLQNEFEEISIQNLIPEHLREGNVSDFLTKLKEFDPIYDKIKKDQKPNHVLRYIGELSGDLQNDKGILEVKLVSVPSDTALGGLKGSDSFFEIYTESYGDRPIVIQGAGAGSAVTARGVFGDILRLSDKE from the coding sequence ATGAAAATATTAAAATTTGGAGGTAAATCATTATCAAACGGAGAAGGACTTAATAAAGTAGTTTCGATAATTATTGATAAAATAAATCAAGGTGAGAAAATTGCCGTAGTCGTTTCTGCTCGTGGAAACGCAACAGATGAATTAGAAGATATATTGACAATAGCTTCTAAAAATGGAAATTATAAACCCTTATTAGAGAGTTTTAAAACATATCAGATTTCTGAATATAAGAATGTTGATTTCTCAGAAGAATTTGAGGTTTTGGACAAGCTTTTTGAAGGGGTTAGTTTAATTGGAGATTATAGTAAGAAGATAAAAGATCAGATTCTTTCAAAAGGAGAATTGCTTTCGGCTAAATTACTAACTGCAATTTTGATTGAAAAAGGAGTTCCTGCAAATTTTGCTGATTCTAGAGAGTTGCTTAAAACAGATTCTAAATTTGGTGATGCACAACTATTGGAGCAATTATCAAAGAAAAATGTAATCAACTATTTCAAACAATACAACGGCTCTACTGTTAATGTTGTAACGGGCTTTATTGGTTCAAACAACAATAACGATACAACTACTTTAGGAAGAAATGGTAGTAATTACACTGCTTCTCTATTGGCAAATTATTTAGATGCTGAAGAACTTCAGAATTTCACACATGTTGATGGTATTTATACAGCAAATCCAGATTTAGTAAGTGATGCTAAAAAAATTGAATATTTATCATTCAATGAAGCAAATGAGCTAGCAAATTTTGGAGCTACTATTTTGCATGCTAAAACCATAATTCCGTTAATCGAAAAGAGTATACCACTTCGTATTTTAAATACGTTTAATCATGAAAACCGAGGAACATTAATCACATCAGATTCTGCCAAAGAAGGAATTAAAACACTTTCGGTGCTAGAGAACTTGTCATTGGTTAATCTAGAAGGTCGTGGGTTACTTGGTAAAGCAGGAGTGGATGCTCGTATTTTTAAAGTAATGGGAGATAATGATATTAGCGTTAGTATCATTTCACAGGGTTCATCAGAAAGAGGAATTGGTCTTGTGGTTGCTACAGATAAAGCGACTACTGCAATGATTGAATTAGAAAAAGAGTTTGAAAATGACTTTTATTCTAAAGATGTTAATCAGATTACAGTAACAGATAATGTTTCGGTTATTTCTATAATCGGACAAGATTTAAGTACTTTTCACAAACCTTATACAGCTTTAATTAAAAATAAGATTGTTCCGATTTTATTTAACAATACAGTTACAGGTAAAAACGTGAGTTTGGTAGTTAAAAAATCAGAATTAAATAAAGCTTTAAATGTAATCCACGGAGAGATTTTTGGAGTTTCAAAGAAAATCAATATTGCTGTTTTTGGACACGGATTGGTTGGTGGAACTTTAATAAATCAAATTTTAGAATCAGCAGCAAGTATCGAAAAACGTAAAGATATTAAATTGAATGTTTTTGCTATTGCTAATTCAAAAAAGGTGCTTCTAAATAAAAATGGAGTTACTACAAATTGGAAAAAAGATGTTGAAGACAATGGTGTTGCATACACAATCAATGATGTTATTGCTTACGCTAATGAGCATCATTTGGAGAATTTAATTGCTATTGACAATACTGCTAGTGCCACTTTTGTAGAGAATTATATTTCTTTGATAGAGAGTAGTTTTGATTTGATTTCGTCAAATAAAGTTGCAAACACACTTAGTTATGGCTTCTATAAGGAGCTAAGAAAAGCATTGGCAAATAATCAAAAGAATTATTTGTATGAAACTAATGTTGGAGCTGGGTTGCCACTAATTGACACAATCAAATTATTGCACCTTTCTGGTGAAAATATCACAAAAATAAAAGGTGTTTTCTCAGGGACATTGAGTTATTTATTTAATAATTTCTCAGCCAAAGAGTTGCCATTTAGCCAGATTTTGCAAGAAGCAATTGATAATGGATATACAGAACCAGATCCACGTGAGGATTTATGTGGTAATGATGTTGGTAGAAAATTATTAATTTTAGCTAGAGAATTAGATTTACAGAATGAGTTTGAAGAAATTTCGATTCAGAATTTAATTCCAGAACATTTGCGTGAAGGAAATGTTTCTGATTTCTTGACTAAATTAAAAGAATTTGACCCCATTTATGACAAGATAAAAAAGGATCAAAAGCCAAATCACGTATTGCGATACATAGGTGAGTTGTCTGGGGATTTGCAAAATGACAAAGGGATCTTGGAGGTAAAATTAGTTTCTGTACCTTCGGATACAGCTTTGGGAGGATTAAAAGGATCAGATTCTTTCTTTGAGATTTATACTGAATCTTACGGAGATAGGCCAATAGTAATACAAGGAGCTGGTGCTGGTTCGGCAGTAACTGCGAGAGGTGTCTTTGGAGATATCCTGAGATTATCTGATAAAGAATAG
- a CDS encoding OsmC family protein, producing the protein MKVTLDRVNDAFHFKLKNERGHVVDVDSRAEFGGSDLGASPMELVLMGVAGCSAIDMISILKKQRQEITSFKAEVEGERVQVGEAKPFKEIFVVFYLEGDINPEKAQRAAQLSFEKYCSVAKTVEPTATIKYKVVLNNVSL; encoded by the coding sequence ATGAAAGTAACCTTAGACAGAGTAAACGATGCGTTTCATTTTAAGCTCAAAAATGAACGTGGACATGTAGTTGATGTAGATAGTAGAGCCGAATTTGGTGGAAGTGATTTAGGAGCAAGTCCAATGGAACTTGTATTGATGGGAGTTGCAGGTTGTAGCGCAATTGATATGATTTCAATTTTAAAGAAGCAACGTCAGGAAATAACTTCATTTAAAGCTGAGGTAGAGGGTGAACGTGTACAAGTTGGAGAGGCAAAACCTTTTAAAGAAATCTTTGTGGTTTTTTACTTAGAGGGAGATATTAATCCAGAAAAAGCACAACGTGCTGCACAACTTTCTTTTGAGAAATACTGTTCGGTTGCAAAAACAGTTGAGCCTACAGCTACAATTAAATACAAAGTTGTTTTAAACAACGTATCACTATAG
- a CDS encoding TonB-dependent receptor plug domain-containing protein → MKKNVVLVLGLLTFSGIYAQENKKEKDTLQNNELSEVTIIGSRSKNRVKTDVPVPIDIFNISEITKGAPQTSVTQILNYVAPSFTSNPTSTADGTDHIDPAQLRGLGPDQVLILVNGKRRHTSALVNINGAPGRGSVGTDLNAIPSFAIERIEVLRDGAAAQYGSDAIAGVINIVLKKNANFLSGEVQYGANISSGSNNFKGGTDGQSLQVDLNYGTSLGKEGSFLNVTGSAVTRQATSRAGIRSNGIFNAYNAVEYRAAQNGVNVNSLFSNINTTPNSAQIISSLQQYAPQVGYFTPAQQAAISSANSISQMQTALNFDVTNNEINYRGQERSDYNMSVGQSELASGQLYYNAKYPLTETTSLYSFGGASYRNGKSYAFNRLPNGSGTFTQVYANGFLPEIQSDILDLSSAVGVTTQLFGFDTDISTNLGTNSFKYDVNNTINATLGTNSADSFYAGKVSFLQSTTNLDLSKKYDVLEGLNVAFGGEFRYENYKIKQGDVESYALYDVNGNVVSGILPSNSPLIVTDFFGNKRGAGAQGFSGFQPSDAKEKDRKSGAAYIDLELNVTKDWLLNGAARYENYSDFGSTVTFKLASLLKLTDNINWRISGQTGFRAPSLQQKYFESSSTQFINGSPYQVGYFTNDSEAAKSIGVENLKPETSKSISTGFTFKIPDANITIATDAYFTRIDDRVVLTGQYARPTDAQINGATSPEQKDALTLFQQAFDLKGVERASFWTNGINSETKGIDLVISQKYNVIQDFTIRNDFALSYNTTKRVGELNVPQSIINAGGDPYKYSFFPESSRIYLEEAIPKLKANLMTTFSIKKLDIYLRNSYFGKVTDPGATDVNLDGFSSVYEHPEYSGKLVTDLSFGYQVNEHLRLTLGVNNIGDVYPDRNNPATPAFTNTTPTLSPAPSTDLSNANQFAYSRAVSQFGLNGRFGFARLSFKI, encoded by the coding sequence ATGAAAAAGAATGTAGTATTAGTTTTAGGGCTTTTAACATTTTCGGGTATTTATGCTCAAGAAAATAAAAAGGAGAAAGATACTTTACAGAATAATGAATTATCAGAAGTAACGATAATTGGTTCTAGAAGTAAAAACAGAGTAAAAACTGATGTGCCAGTGCCGATCGATATTTTTAATATTTCAGAAATAACAAAAGGAGCTCCACAAACTAGCGTAACTCAAATTTTAAATTATGTAGCGCCATCGTTTACAAGTAATCCCACTTCAACTGCAGATGGAACTGACCATATAGATCCAGCACAATTAAGAGGACTAGGACCAGATCAGGTTTTAATACTTGTAAATGGTAAAAGAAGACATACAAGTGCATTGGTTAATATCAATGGTGCACCAGGAAGAGGTTCAGTAGGGACAGACTTAAATGCAATACCATCATTTGCAATAGAAAGAATTGAAGTTCTTAGAGATGGAGCAGCTGCTCAATATGGTTCAGATGCAATAGCAGGAGTAATTAATATTGTATTGAAAAAGAATGCTAATTTCCTTTCAGGAGAGGTGCAGTATGGTGCAAATATTTCTTCAGGGTCAAATAACTTTAAAGGAGGAACTGATGGTCAATCTTTGCAAGTAGATTTGAACTACGGAACATCTTTGGGTAAAGAAGGAAGTTTCTTGAATGTTACAGGTAGTGCTGTTACCAGACAGGCTACAAGTAGAGCTGGTATTAGAAGTAACGGAATCTTTAATGCATACAATGCTGTCGAATATAGAGCAGCTCAAAATGGGGTGAATGTTAATTCATTATTCAGTAACATTAATACAACTCCAAATTCAGCTCAGATAATTAGCTCGTTGCAACAATACGCTCCACAAGTAGGTTATTTTACACCAGCACAACAAGCAGCAATTTCTTCTGCAAACAGTATTAGTCAAATGCAAACAGCATTAAACTTTGATGTAACTAATAATGAGATCAACTATAGAGGACAAGAAAGAAGTGATTATAATATGAGTGTAGGACAATCAGAATTGGCTTCAGGGCAATTGTATTATAATGCTAAATACCCTCTAACTGAAACTACATCATTGTATTCTTTTGGAGGGGCTTCGTATAGAAACGGAAAATCGTACGCTTTTAATAGATTACCGAATGGTTCAGGAACATTTACACAAGTATATGCAAATGGATTTTTACCAGAAATACAATCTGATATTTTAGACCTTTCTTCGGCAGTGGGCGTTACTACTCAGTTATTTGGATTTGATACAGATATTAGTACAAACTTAGGAACAAACTCTTTTAAATATGATGTGAACAATACTATCAATGCTACTTTAGGGACAAACTCAGCAGATAGCTTTTATGCAGGTAAAGTTTCTTTCTTGCAAAGTACAACCAATTTAGACTTAAGTAAAAAATATGACGTACTAGAGGGATTGAATGTTGCTTTTGGTGGAGAGTTTAGATATGAAAACTATAAAATAAAACAGGGGGATGTAGAGTCTTATGCTTTATATGATGTAAACGGAAATGTTGTTTCGGGAATTTTACCAAGTAACTCACCTTTAATCGTGACTGACTTTTTTGGTAACAAGCGTGGGGCAGGAGCACAAGGATTCTCAGGATTTCAACCTTCGGATGCTAAAGAGAAAGATAGAAAAAGTGGTGCCGCTTATATAGATTTAGAGTTAAATGTAACTAAAGATTGGCTTTTAAATGGAGCAGCTCGTTATGAGAACTATTCAGATTTTGGTAGTACTGTTACTTTTAAACTAGCTTCTCTTTTAAAACTTACAGATAATATAAATTGGAGAATTTCTGGACAAACAGGATTTAGAGCGCCATCATTGCAACAAAAATATTTTGAAAGCAGTTCAACACAATTTATTAATGGTTCTCCATACCAAGTAGGTTATTTTACAAATGACTCAGAAGCTGCAAAAAGTATTGGTGTAGAAAACTTGAAACCAGAAACTTCAAAAAGTATAAGTACAGGATTTACATTTAAGATTCCAGATGCAAATATTACAATTGCTACAGATGCTTACTTTACAAGAATTGATGATAGAGTTGTTCTAACAGGGCAATACGCAAGACCTACAGATGCACAAATAAACGGAGCAACTTCTCCAGAACAAAAAGATGCATTGACATTGTTTCAACAAGCATTTGATTTAAAAGGTGTAGAGAGAGCTTCTTTCTGGACAAACGGAATTAACTCTGAAACGAAAGGAATTGATTTAGTAATATCTCAGAAATATAATGTTATCCAAGATTTCACAATCAGAAATGATTTTGCTTTAAGTTATAATACGACAAAAAGAGTTGGAGAATTAAATGTGCCACAATCAATTATAAATGCAGGTGGAGATCCATATAAATATTCGTTTTTCCCAGAGTCAAGCAGAATTTATTTAGAAGAAGCAATTCCTAAATTAAAAGCCAACTTAATGACAACTTTCAGTATTAAAAAACTGGATATTTATTTAAGAAACAGTTATTTTGGAAAAGTTACTGATCCAGGAGCAACAGATGTAAACTTGGATGGTTTCTCTTCTGTTTATGAGCACCCAGAATATAGTGGCAAATTAGTTACTGATTTATCTTTCGGATATCAGGTAAACGAACATTTAAGACTGACGCTTGGGGTTAATAATATTGGAGATGTTTATCCAGATAGAAATAATCCAGCAACACCAGCTTTTACAAATACAACACCAACATTGTCACCAGCACCTAGTACAGATTTAAGTAATGCAAATCAATTTGCTTATTCTAGAGCCGTATCGCAATTTGGATTAAACGGAAGATTTGGTTTCGCTCGTTTGAGTTTTAAAATATAA